One genomic window of Vibrio natriegens NBRC 15636 = ATCC 14048 = DSM 759 includes the following:
- the gnd gene encoding decarboxylating NADP(+)-dependent phosphogluconate dehydrogenase has protein sequence MKGDIGVIGLAVMGQNLILNMNDHGFKVVAHNRTAAKVDEFLEGPAKGTNIIGAYSLEELVEKLETPRKVMLMVRAGDVVDTFIDALVPLLDKGDIIIDGGNTNYPDTNRRVAALREKGIHFIGTGVSGGEEGARFGPSIMPGGAPEAWEAVKPIFQGISAKTDAGEPCCDWVGNDGAGHFVKMVHNGIEYGDMQLITEAYQFMKDGLGMSADEMQAVFADWNKTELDSYLVEITADILGYKDEDGEALVEKILDTAGQKGTGKWTGINALDLGIPLTLISESVFSRCLSALKDQRVEAEKLFGKTITPVEGDKQEWVDALRQALLASKIISYAQGFMLMREASNENGWDLNYGNVALMWRGGCIIRSAFLGNIRDAYEANPDLAFLGSDDYFKGILQNSLTAWRKVAAKSLETGIPMPCTTSALTFLDGYTTARLPANLLQAQRDYFGAHTYERIDRARGEFFHTNWTGTGGDTASTTYDV, from the coding sequence ATGAAAGGTGATATCGGTGTAATTGGCCTGGCGGTAATGGGTCAAAACCTTATCCTAAACATGAACGACCATGGCTTTAAAGTTGTGGCTCACAACCGTACTGCTGCAAAAGTAGACGAGTTTCTGGAAGGGCCGGCGAAAGGCACAAACATCATCGGTGCATACTCTCTAGAAGAACTAGTAGAGAAGCTTGAAACGCCACGTAAAGTAATGCTAATGGTTCGCGCTGGTGATGTTGTAGACACATTCATCGACGCTCTAGTACCTCTACTAGACAAAGGCGACATCATCATCGACGGTGGTAACACTAACTACCCAGATACTAACCGTCGCGTTGCAGCTCTACGTGAAAAAGGCATCCACTTCATCGGTACTGGTGTATCTGGTGGCGAAGAAGGCGCACGTTTTGGTCCATCTATCATGCCAGGTGGCGCACCAGAAGCTTGGGAAGCGGTTAAGCCTATCTTCCAAGGTATCTCTGCAAAAACTGACGCTGGCGAGCCTTGCTGTGACTGGGTTGGTAACGATGGTGCAGGTCACTTCGTTAAGATGGTTCACAACGGTATCGAATACGGCGACATGCAGCTGATCACTGAAGCTTACCAGTTCATGAAAGATGGTCTTGGTATGTCTGCAGACGAGATGCAAGCTGTATTTGCTGACTGGAACAAAACTGAGCTAGACAGCTACCTGGTAGAAATCACAGCTGACATCCTTGGCTACAAAGATGAAGACGGTGAAGCACTAGTTGAGAAGATCCTGGACACGGCTGGCCAAAAAGGTACAGGTAAATGGACGGGTATCAACGCACTAGACCTAGGTATTCCTCTAACGCTTATCTCTGAGTCTGTATTCTCTCGTTGCCTGTCTGCTCTGAAAGACCAACGTGTTGAAGCTGAAAAACTATTCGGCAAGACAATCACTCCAGTTGAAGGCGACAAGCAAGAGTGGGTTGACGCACTACGTCAAGCTCTTCTGGCGTCTAAGATCATCTCTTACGCTCAAGGCTTTATGCTAATGCGCGAAGCGTCTAACGAAAACGGCTGGGACCTAAACTACGGTAACGTTGCTCTTATGTGGCGTGGTGGTTGTATCATCCGTTCTGCGTTCCTAGGCAACATCCGTGATGCATACGAAGCGAACCCAGACCTAGCGTTCCTGGGGTCTGATGATTACTTCAAAGGCATCTTGCAAAACAGCCTGACAGCATGGCGTAAAGTTGCAGCTAAGTCTCTGGAAACAGGCATCCCAATGCCATGTACGACTTCTGCACTGACGTTCCTAGATGGTTACACAACAGCACGTTTGCCTGCGAACCTGCTACAAGCTCAACGTGACTACTTCGGTGCTCACACATACGAGCGTATCGACCGTGCACGTGGTGAGTTTTTCCACACTAACTGGACTGGTACAGGCGGTGACACTGCATCAACAACTTATGATGTATAA
- a CDS encoding alpha/beta hydrolase domain-containing protein: MILTGDSRKYFFSCLSTMFVLTTYSANAEMRPEGYIDTLRVVAEKTAYKNEIPQLGSSSYKVIRAVVHGKLDPNAKVNSGIVNIEKADKDSDGFVSYSTDVLILTPSDPNKAKRSVIYEVANRGGALGKYTFIGGGDFVSGDAPDGKFPSLLEKGYTIIWSGWQGDLPLAENPGENPTSPLGVGFPVAKDKDGQPIIDLSREEFIPDVQGGNEIKLTYPPADINDRTLPQLTARQSWFQNYGQSKEGNATFDAPMVSVSNWQYKKHDDGTYTVSFTPPDFVYGPNRKKVKPDEGTIYNFTYKAKSPTVNGIGYAAVRDLMTFLRYSDKDRHGNANPLNALKSAGCGIDICDKTTNFDTAVAEGISQSGRFLRDYLYQGFNTDSYGNKVFEGLMPIAPGARRMWLNTQFSQPGRWSRPHGDHFMEGFDFPFAYNVIKDFKTGKVDGLLKKCRDDNTCPKIMQIDGSFEWWQAGGSLVTTDGNGKDLKLPDNVRYYLIPGSQHTGNSGVTTGFPKNSSYSPMCALPESWVSQDTVDRALMAAMFDWVESDKLPPASKYPLVSDKTAVDIDDVSLPSFSNLNIPQEDSKNIGKMNVSVVGQVNPLYPISFNNAVPSVDISKKYHQFVPQVDKNGNEVSGLPVPEVAVPLATYTGWNYRKEGHAFGEACYWFGASIPLAKNNETKSSLDTRESLADLYKNREDFQQKVKVSSESLVAQGYLLERDAKNFYQSNSKLVSYILLPN, translated from the coding sequence ATGATATTAACCGGTGATTCAAGAAAATATTTCTTTAGTTGTTTATCGACAATGTTTGTTTTGACTACCTATAGTGCAAATGCAGAAATGAGACCTGAGGGGTATATCGATACGTTACGTGTCGTTGCTGAAAAAACTGCATATAAAAATGAAATCCCCCAACTTGGTAGTAGTTCCTATAAAGTTATTAGAGCCGTGGTACATGGTAAGCTTGATCCTAATGCCAAAGTAAACTCTGGAATCGTTAATATTGAAAAAGCAGATAAAGATTCAGATGGATTCGTTTCTTATTCTACGGATGTACTGATATTGACACCATCTGACCCAAATAAAGCAAAACGTAGTGTCATATACGAGGTAGCTAATCGTGGTGGGGCACTCGGTAAATACACCTTCATAGGAGGTGGTGACTTTGTTTCAGGGGATGCACCCGATGGAAAGTTTCCATCACTTTTAGAGAAGGGGTACACCATTATCTGGAGTGGTTGGCAGGGTGATCTTCCCTTAGCTGAAAATCCTGGGGAAAATCCAACTTCTCCGTTAGGAGTAGGTTTTCCAGTGGCAAAAGACAAAGATGGCCAGCCTATAATTGATTTAAGCCGGGAAGAGTTCATTCCAGATGTTCAAGGAGGGAATGAAATCAAGTTAACGTACCCGCCAGCAGATATAAATGATCGCACGTTGCCACAACTTACTGCCAGACAGTCGTGGTTTCAAAATTATGGGCAGTCAAAAGAAGGTAATGCAACGTTTGATGCGCCAATGGTGAGCGTTTCAAATTGGCAATATAAAAAACATGATGACGGAACATATACGGTTAGCTTTACTCCTCCAGATTTTGTATATGGTCCAAATCGCAAGAAAGTTAAACCGGACGAAGGGACAATTTATAACTTCACTTACAAAGCAAAGAGTCCGACTGTCAACGGTATTGGGTATGCAGCTGTAAGGGACTTGATGACATTTCTAAGATATAGCGATAAAGATAGACATGGCAATGCAAATCCGCTAAATGCCTTAAAGTCAGCGGGTTGTGGTATTGATATATGTGATAAAACAACAAACTTTGATACCGCTGTTGCTGAAGGAATATCACAGTCAGGAAGGTTTCTTCGAGATTACTTGTATCAGGGTTTTAATACTGATTCGTATGGCAACAAAGTGTTTGAAGGCTTAATGCCAATTGCTCCGGGCGCTAGACGGATGTGGTTGAATACTCAATTTTCACAACCTGGGCGCTGGTCCCGCCCACATGGCGACCATTTTATGGAGGGGTTTGATTTTCCCTTTGCATACAATGTAATTAAAGACTTTAAGACCGGAAAAGTAGACGGGTTGCTAAAAAAATGTCGTGACGACAACACCTGTCCTAAAATTATGCAAATTGATGGCTCATTTGAATGGTGGCAGGCAGGTGGTTCTTTAGTAACAACTGATGGCAATGGTAAGGACTTAAAGTTGCCTGACAATGTTCGTTACTATCTAATTCCTGGCTCACAGCATACTGGTAATAGTGGTGTGACTACAGGCTTTCCTAAAAACTCATCATATAGTCCGATGTGTGCTTTACCTGAAAGCTGGGTAAGCCAAGATACGGTAGATAGAGCGTTAATGGCAGCTATGTTTGATTGGGTTGAATCGGACAAACTGCCGCCAGCGTCAAAGTATCCTTTAGTCAGCGACAAAACTGCTGTTGATATCGATGATGTCTCACTACCATCTTTCAGCAACCTTAATATCCCGCAAGAGGATTCAAAAAACATTGGAAAGATGAATGTTTCCGTCGTGGGACAAGTTAACCCATTATATCCAATCAGTTTTAATAATGCGGTTCCAAGTGTAGATATATCCAAAAAGTATCATCAGTTCGTTCCCCAAGTTGATAAAAATGGGAATGAGGTCAGTGGATTACCTGTCCCAGAAGTGGCTGTACCGCTTGCTACATACACTGGCTGGAATTATCGCAAGGAAGGCCATGCATTTGGTGAAGCATGTTACTGGTTTGGGGCCAGTATTCCACTGGCTAAAAATAATGAAACAAAATCTTCATTGGATACCAGAGAGTCCCTGGCCGATTTATATAAGAACAGAGAGGATTTTCAACAGAAGGTGAAAGTTAGTTCAGAGAGTCTCGTAGCTCAAGGGTATTTATTAGAGCGTGACGCAAAGAATTTTTATCAAAGTAATTCAAAACTAGTGTCTTATATACTGTTACCGAATTAA
- the zwf gene encoding glucose-6-phosphate dehydrogenase has translation MVIPEKSSIVIFGASGDLTYRKLVPALYHLYANNQLPESFAILGVSRTEYSDESYREKLKKALTELEETVPETLEAFCEHLYYQALNTAEAEDYSRLKYKLDDLAKDYEFEQRNTLFYLATPPSLYDIIPGCLAAHGLNNEDDGWKRLIIEKPFGYDLKSAQDLDVEIHKNFKEHQIYRIDHYLGKETVQNLLVFRFSNAMFEPLWNRNFIDYVEITGAEFLGVEERGGYYDNSGAVRDMFQNHLLQVLAMVGMEPPAQINADAMRDEVVKVLQCLNPLDEQALRNDLVLGQYTASDVRGQHLPGYREENGVADDSRTETYIGLKAYINNWRWNGVPFYVRTGKRLPTRVTEVVIHFKATPHPVFGQNAPENKLIIRIQPDEGIQMIFGLKEPGAGFKAKEVKMNFHYADLQEAQLLTAYERLLLDSLNGDATLFARSDAVEACWQYVQPILDFKQDPQSLYGYACGTWGPKESDDLLQRDDRAWRFPCKNLTDTDYCEL, from the coding sequence ATGGTAATACCAGAAAAAAGCAGCATCGTGATTTTTGGTGCTTCTGGCGATCTTACTTATCGAAAGCTCGTTCCCGCGTTATATCACTTATACGCAAACAATCAGCTCCCAGAATCGTTTGCCATCCTTGGTGTGAGCAGAACAGAATACAGCGATGAAAGTTATCGTGAAAAATTGAAAAAAGCGCTGACAGAACTCGAGGAAACGGTTCCAGAAACGCTCGAGGCATTTTGTGAGCATTTGTATTATCAAGCGTTAAATACAGCAGAAGCAGAAGACTACAGCAGGTTAAAATACAAACTCGATGACCTCGCTAAGGACTATGAGTTCGAGCAGCGTAATACCCTGTTTTATCTTGCAACACCACCAAGCCTGTATGACATCATTCCTGGTTGTTTAGCCGCTCACGGCCTAAACAATGAAGATGATGGCTGGAAACGTCTAATCATCGAAAAACCATTCGGCTACGATCTCAAGTCTGCACAGGATCTTGATGTCGAAATTCACAAGAATTTTAAAGAACATCAAATTTACAGAATTGACCATTATCTGGGTAAAGAAACGGTACAAAACTTACTGGTTTTCCGCTTCTCAAACGCGATGTTTGAGCCACTATGGAACCGTAACTTCATTGATTACGTAGAGATAACAGGTGCGGAATTCCTGGGTGTTGAGGAACGTGGTGGTTACTACGATAACTCTGGCGCGGTACGCGACATGTTCCAAAACCACCTGCTACAAGTATTGGCGATGGTCGGTATGGAACCGCCGGCACAAATCAATGCGGACGCGATGCGCGATGAAGTGGTGAAGGTACTTCAGTGTCTGAACCCCCTGGACGAGCAAGCGCTTCGTAATGATTTGGTTCTAGGTCAGTACACAGCGTCTGACGTACGTGGCCAACACCTGCCTGGTTACCGTGAAGAAAACGGCGTGGCAGATGACTCACGAACCGAGACTTACATCGGCCTGAAAGCTTACATCAATAATTGGCGCTGGAACGGGGTGCCATTCTATGTTCGTACAGGTAAGCGTCTTCCGACTCGCGTAACTGAAGTGGTCATTCACTTTAAAGCGACTCCACACCCAGTGTTTGGTCAAAATGCACCTGAGAACAAGCTGATCATTCGTATTCAGCCAGACGAAGGCATCCAGATGATCTTTGGTTTGAAAGAGCCGGGTGCAGGCTTTAAAGCCAAAGAAGTGAAGATGAACTTCCACTATGCAGACCTGCAAGAAGCGCAATTGCTGACGGCTTATGAACGTCTGTTGCTTGACTCGCTTAACGGTGATGCAACACTGTTTGCTCGTAGTGATGCAGTTGAAGCATGTTGGCAATACGTGCAGCCAATTCTGGATTTCAAACAAGATCCACAATCACTTTATGGCTACGCCTGTGGTACTTGGGGACCTAAAGAGTCAGATGACTTGCTACAGCGTGATGATCGTGCTTGGCGTTTCCCGTGTAAAAACTTAACAGATACAGACTACTGCGAGTTATAA
- a CDS encoding integrase domain-containing protein — translation MKKSNYVGHLAKAPRDFNKPNFNLGSRDMVKALINASFENQGGMVTNTHRARLPALKHFISFIKTNTPVKRLNEIEKQHVVSFGEFLKNNADEELLSPATARDYLSHVNRALAQARGDEACVVNATRDLGFTPKSGIATLDGSVKEELHEKVLPKVTPEVGFVMQLQRAFGVRFREGALLDASRVLEELHRGRAPMLLRGTKGGQSRPLPVDSEEKYRLLVRVAAFQQSLGQDSLIPSHMSFKAFQSDAWRQTKQADTSYLSHGERKHFACETYYQLMSVRCPVQANVAHGKKHHQYIASTLNISEAEAKQRDYEVRMQISKLLGHHRVSITNAYLG, via the coding sequence ATGAAAAAGAGCAACTACGTTGGTCATCTGGCAAAGGCCCCAAGAGACTTTAATAAGCCGAATTTCAATTTGGGGTCGAGAGACATGGTTAAAGCGCTCATTAATGCCAGTTTTGAAAATCAGGGCGGCATGGTCACTAACACTCACAGAGCCAGGTTACCGGCTTTGAAGCACTTTATCTCTTTCATCAAAACCAATACGCCTGTCAAACGGTTAAACGAGATAGAAAAGCAGCACGTGGTTAGCTTTGGTGAGTTCCTGAAAAACAACGCCGACGAAGAATTGTTATCTCCAGCAACCGCCCGCGATTATCTTTCTCATGTCAATCGAGCACTTGCACAAGCGAGAGGGGATGAAGCGTGTGTAGTGAATGCGACACGGGATTTGGGTTTTACTCCAAAATCTGGCATTGCCACCTTAGATGGCTCAGTCAAAGAGGAACTTCATGAAAAAGTGCTACCAAAGGTCACCCCTGAAGTCGGCTTTGTGATGCAATTGCAGCGTGCTTTTGGTGTCAGGTTCAGGGAAGGTGCGCTTTTAGATGCGTCTAGGGTTTTAGAAGAGCTACACAGAGGACGGGCACCGATGTTGCTACGTGGCACGAAAGGTGGTCAGTCAAGGCCGTTGCCTGTGGACTCGGAAGAAAAGTACCGGTTGCTGGTGAGAGTGGCGGCATTTCAGCAGTCCCTTGGGCAGGATTCACTTATCCCTTCCCACATGTCATTTAAAGCTTTTCAGAGCGACGCGTGGCGACAAACTAAACAAGCAGATACCTCTTACCTGAGTCACGGTGAACGTAAACACTTTGCTTGTGAGACGTACTATCAACTTATGAGCGTTCGGTGCCCGGTTCAGGCCAATGTGGCGCATGGAAAAAAACATCATCAGTACATTGCGAGTACGCTTAACATCAGCGAAGCAGAAGCGAAACAACGTGATTATGAAGTGCGTATGCAAATCTCCAAGCTGCTTGGGCATCATCGAGTGAGTATCACTAACGCATACTTAGGATAA
- a CDS encoding TetR/AcrR family transcriptional regulator: MNLPDSVIGARQNMKEHLDRFSWSGLSERKKSILQAFLNIATAEGYSAVTMRSLAKDLNIKAPSIYSHFPEGKDDIVCECLRWHYYGFGIAILDAVKDAKSSKDFFDSMVKVHFTRQITHPESALWDLLILSDRIGQFLRADIRQEMQHWIALCIKLYQAVIKENGFRSDETTVRVLMNLLDGSSTWCTWDGTNRHLEELNNYTLEKAYSCLA, encoded by the coding sequence ATGAACTTACCTGACAGCGTTATCGGCGCTAGACAAAATATGAAGGAACATTTGGATAGATTTAGCTGGTCGGGTTTATCAGAGAGAAAGAAATCGATCCTTCAGGCATTTCTAAACATTGCCACTGCGGAAGGCTATAGTGCTGTTACGATGAGAAGTCTGGCCAAAGATCTCAATATCAAAGCACCTAGTATTTATTCACATTTCCCGGAAGGAAAAGATGATATTGTATGCGAGTGTTTAAGATGGCATTACTATGGTTTTGGGATAGCTATTCTCGATGCGGTTAAAGACGCCAAGTCCAGCAAAGACTTCTTTGATAGCATGGTAAAAGTGCATTTTACCAGGCAGATAACTCATCCCGAAAGTGCTTTATGGGATTTGCTTATTCTGAGCGATCGTATAGGTCAGTTCTTACGAGCAGATATAAGGCAAGAGATGCAGCACTGGATAGCTCTTTGTATAAAATTATACCAAGCCGTCATTAAAGAAAATGGATTCCGGTCTGATGAGACGACTGTTAGAGTGCTGATGAATTTACTGGATGGCTCTTCAACTTGGTGCACCTGGGACGGAACAAACCGTCACCTAGAAGAGCTCAATAATTATACACTAGAGAAAGCTTATTCTTGTTTGGCATGA